From Phragmites australis chromosome 5, lpPhrAust1.1, whole genome shotgun sequence, a single genomic window includes:
- the LOC133919644 gene encoding RNA exonuclease 4-like isoform X2, which produces MDNRRESSETLRNKCAACFRQYNRMEHLVEHMKVSYHSVHEPKCGVCQKHCRSLESLREHLIGPLPKVECAQVFSVRGCSICLNIFDSNTAVRYHRAACQYSRATPMPRGAISGRAVALACKMVGGGSDGSADLCARVCLIGEDENIIFQTYVKPTAPVTNYKYEVTGIRPEYLRDAMPLKLVQRRIQDILCNGEPLWKLRPRSSGRARILVGHGLDHDLERIGLEYPAFMIRDTAKYPPLMKTSKLSNSLKYLTQAYLGYDIHTGIQDPYEDCVAAMRLYIRMRSQAHPRDYASGSGEAQNNYPAWRQRELERMSPEELLALSASDYYCWCLDS; this is translated from the exons ATGGACAACAGGAGAGAGTCCTCAGAGACCTTGAG GAATAAATGTGCGGCCTGCTTTAGGCAGTACAACAGGATGGAGCACCTGGTAGAGCACATGAAGGTCTCCTACCACTCCGTCCACGAGCCCAAGTGCGGCGTCTGCCAGAAGCACTGCCGCTCGTTGGAGTCGCTCAGGGAGCACCTCATCG GGCCACTGCCGAAGGTGGAGTGCGCGCAAGTCTTCAGCGTTCGTGGCTGCAGCATCTGCCTCAACATCTTCGACAGCAACACTGCCGTCAGATATCACCGTGCTGCCTGCCAATACTCTCGTGCCACTCCG ATGCCTAGGGGTGCCATAAGTGGTCGTGCGGTTGCTCTGGCTTGTAAAATGGTTGGGGGAGGGAGTGACGGCTCAGCCGACCTTTGTGCAAGGGTTTGCCTCATTGGAGAAGACGAGAACATCATCTTCCAGACCTATGTCAAACCTACAGCTCCTGTCACCAACTACAA GTACGAAGTGACAGGGATAAGGCCAGAGTACTTGAGGGACGCAATGCCACTGAAGCTTGTGCAGAGGAGGATCCAAGACATCCTGTGCAACGGGGAGCCTCTGTGGAAGTTACGCCCAAGGAGTTCTGGAAGGGCAAGGATCCTTGTTGGCCATGGCCTGGACCATGATCTTGAGCGCATAGGGTTGGAGTACCCGGCATTCATGATCAG GGATACTGCAAAGTACCCACCATTGATGAAGACTAGCAAGCTGAGTAACTCTCTAAAGTACCTTACACAAGCATATCTTGG GTATGATATCCATACTGGTATTCAGGATCCTTACGAGGACTGTGTAGCAGCAATGAGGCTCTACATCAGGATGAGATCACAAGCTCACCCAAGGGATTACGCCTCCGGTTCAGGTGAGGCGCAGAACAACTACCCGGCCTGGAGGCAGAGGGAGCTGGAGAGGATGAGCCCAGAAGAACTCCTGGCACTTTCAGCATCAGACTACTATTGCTGGTGCTTAGACTCCTGA
- the LOC133919644 gene encoding RNA exonuclease 4-like isoform X1, which yields MDNRRESSETLRNKCAACFRQYNRMEHLVEHMKVSYHSVHEPKCGVCQKHCRSLESLREHLIGPLPKVECAQVFSVRGCSICLNIFDSNTAVRYHRAACQYSRATPVMMPRGAISGRAVALACKMVGGGSDGSADLCARVCLIGEDENIIFQTYVKPTAPVTNYKYEVTGIRPEYLRDAMPLKLVQRRIQDILCNGEPLWKLRPRSSGRARILVGHGLDHDLERIGLEYPAFMIRDTAKYPPLMKTSKLSNSLKYLTQAYLGYDIHTGIQDPYEDCVAAMRLYIRMRSQAHPRDYASGSGEAQNNYPAWRQRELERMSPEELLALSASDYYCWCLDS from the exons ATGGACAACAGGAGAGAGTCCTCAGAGACCTTGAG GAATAAATGTGCGGCCTGCTTTAGGCAGTACAACAGGATGGAGCACCTGGTAGAGCACATGAAGGTCTCCTACCACTCCGTCCACGAGCCCAAGTGCGGCGTCTGCCAGAAGCACTGCCGCTCGTTGGAGTCGCTCAGGGAGCACCTCATCG GGCCACTGCCGAAGGTGGAGTGCGCGCAAGTCTTCAGCGTTCGTGGCTGCAGCATCTGCCTCAACATCTTCGACAGCAACACTGCCGTCAGATATCACCGTGCTGCCTGCCAATACTCTCGTGCCACTCCGGTGATG ATGCCTAGGGGTGCCATAAGTGGTCGTGCGGTTGCTCTGGCTTGTAAAATGGTTGGGGGAGGGAGTGACGGCTCAGCCGACCTTTGTGCAAGGGTTTGCCTCATTGGAGAAGACGAGAACATCATCTTCCAGACCTATGTCAAACCTACAGCTCCTGTCACCAACTACAA GTACGAAGTGACAGGGATAAGGCCAGAGTACTTGAGGGACGCAATGCCACTGAAGCTTGTGCAGAGGAGGATCCAAGACATCCTGTGCAACGGGGAGCCTCTGTGGAAGTTACGCCCAAGGAGTTCTGGAAGGGCAAGGATCCTTGTTGGCCATGGCCTGGACCATGATCTTGAGCGCATAGGGTTGGAGTACCCGGCATTCATGATCAG GGATACTGCAAAGTACCCACCATTGATGAAGACTAGCAAGCTGAGTAACTCTCTAAAGTACCTTACACAAGCATATCTTGG GTATGATATCCATACTGGTATTCAGGATCCTTACGAGGACTGTGTAGCAGCAATGAGGCTCTACATCAGGATGAGATCACAAGCTCACCCAAGGGATTACGCCTCCGGTTCAGGTGAGGCGCAGAACAACTACCCGGCCTGGAGGCAGAGGGAGCTGGAGAGGATGAGCCCAGAAGAACTCCTGGCACTTTCAGCATCAGACTACTATTGCTGGTGCTTAGACTCCTGA
- the LOC133919646 gene encoding uncharacterized protein LOC133919646, producing MHVPRLPLLLKIAAAAAAGALALIFANRLRRDYSVASLRLEIRNAVKALGSDDGDGEGGGGGGEGAPPTPPSVLITGFRSHGKSSLVNTACRALAGEDGPLLLRAETSPPGGGTDGTRRRRRVEAVVSGADEDVVEKEAVVELLDAPPLPEAARLTRPDIEAAIGDGDPECVVFVLRCDAPAKERNAAVKRLPEISAVVRAKGLNLIIVLTFKKAMRSIRQAEELLREVSFRARTDCVYFIDNYTWSHNGPDLRHPPVIKNDFETHFTVLTIIRQCLEFIKLNRSPSKGKKTGKGAKPAGSNLKIPPEEAKTVP from the exons ATGCACGTACCGCGGCTGCCCCTCCTCCTCAAgatcgccgccgcggccgccgccggcgcttTGGCGCTCATTTTCGCGAATCGCCTCCGCCGGGACTACTCCGTGGCATCCCTCCGCCTGGAGATCCGCAACGCCGTCAAGGCGCTCGGTtccgacgacggcgacggcgagggcgggggcgggggcggggaggGCGCCCCACCGACGCCGCCGTCTGTGCTAATCACGGGGTTCCGGTCCCACGGCAAGAGCTCGCTGGTGAACACAGCATGCCGCGCGCTGGCCGGCGAGGACGGTCCGCTGCTGCTGCGCGCGGAGACGTCGCCGCCCGGCGGCGGGACCGACgggacgaggcggcggcggagggtggAGGCGGTGGTGTCCGGTGCCGATGAGGACGTGGTGGAGAAGGAAGCCGTGGTGGAGCTGCTGGACGCGCCGCCGCTCCCCGAGGCGGCGAGGCTGACAAGGCCGGACATCGAGGCCGCGATCGGCGACGGGGACCCGGAGTGCGTGGTGTTCGTGCTGCGCTGCGACGCGCCTGCTAAGGAGAGAAACGCCGCCGTGAAGCGCCTGCCGGAGATATCTGCCGTCGTCAGGGCGAAAG GGCTTAATTTGATCATTGTATTAACTTTTAAGAAGGCCATGAGATCAATAAGGCAAGCTGAAGAGCTTCTACGTGAGGTTTCATTCAGGGCCAGAACAGATTGTGTCTACTTCATCGACAACTACACCTGGAGCCACAATGGGCCCGACCTCCGCCATCCGCCTGTCATCAAGAACGACTTCGAGACGCATTTCACGGTGCTGACAATCATTCGGCAGTGTCTTGAGTTCATCAAGCTAAATAGGAGCCCGTCCAAGGGCAAGAAGACCGGCAAGGGGGCAAAACCGGCTGGATCCAACCTTAAGATCCCACCGGAAGAAGCTAAGACAGTGCCCTAG